The segment attgcaattatatatacacacaataACTACCTCTTGATACCGAAGTTACTTTATTCCATCTcgttcttttaaaatattgactaCCATCATTTTTACTGTGTCTGATGCTTTATCCCAACGACAGTGGTCTTATGATATAAAATCTGTTACTTCCAAACCGGAGCACTATTTTATCCGTAATTTGAAAATGTACAatgcccgcacagggtgcgggccgGTCACCTAGTACAATGTTAAATctgaaattataaataaaatcacTTTATTTGTTTTCACCGAATCATCTGTTCTTTTATGCATTTGATTTCAATTAAAGCACATATCCCGAATTTTTCATATACTTTtgtctctttattttttttgtatagttgTGTTCTTCATTCTTATTTATATACTTGTGTTATTCTGTCATCATTTTTATCGTCTCTCCTTTTTCATTTCCAATTTTTTCAGTTCTTAAATTATAattctttgtttctatttttgacaATCGACTGATGAAACTTTtacattgaaaagtataaaatatctactatatatttccaaacaaatctcACCGAATTTCTCATCAtcaaaatagaattaaataaaaaaaaaatttcaagttatttcatcaaaatatttatcaacTACAAAACGGATTaaataaacatacatatatgGACTAACAAAgagttaataattttataaaacaaaaacaatccCGCGctttttaaagcgcgggtcaaaatctagttcactTTGTGGGTGATTGGTTGGGTTGTAAGAAGTGGCTTTAGCTTTAATTTTTGTATACAACCCTAAATATCATCAATCAttctttatattaatttttataggtACAACCAAAAAAGTAAAGTTACagcaaaaaagaataaaaaaatggctttaaaaatcttgttttctaatgctccattttttttttagctGTAGCAAATTTTAAAGCTACATCTCTTAaagttaaatcaaaatattttacaaattttaaagctacatctcttaaatctaaatcaaaaTATTCTACTGACTAAAAtctaaagtaaattttttacatttatagCTCAACCAATCACCCCATTATTTTCTAAGCATAATATGGAAATATAATGTTTTCCTTAAGAAAAAAGTGAAGAATTATATTTTGCTTTTCTATTTGATAGCATGAAAAGTGTTCTCCTTAAGCTATTATAAATGAAAAAGTAATGTATACAGTACCTTTTTTCTAAAACTGTTTTTCTAATGTATACAGTATTTCgtattaatatttcaaatttagaaaaatcCGTATTAGTATCTATGTATATAATCGCAAATATCTAGCTTATCTAAACGACCAGATATTTAAGGATTAGATCAACTGATCAAGGCTATTTATCATCTAATATTACGGCTAAGATCCCACCACTTTGATATTAAAAACGTTTAGTtagaaaaactttttttttggaacttaaCGGATacgtaaaacaaaagagaaagcaaacaaaatataaaagagtGAGAAGAAGAGGACAGAGAGAAGAGACCTTCAAAAACTCAATTACAAAAGGCTGTTGCTTCGATTCAACCCCCAACAAGTAAAAATAGGTTCAATCGAAGAACCCCACCGGAGTTCCACAGAGGAACTGCATCAGTCCCGTTCTTGCTGCggcttgaggaagaagaagaagaagagtagcAATAACACTAACAAccacaaggaagaagaagaagagaaaccgAAGATGCAGAGTAGAGATCCTGCTCAGCCTCAGAACCAGCACATGGTGAGCTTCAGCTTCAGCAGTCAGATGTCTagagaagaggaggagatgGCTCGTTCTGCTCTCTCTGCGTTTAGGGCTAAAGAGGATGAGATCGAGAAGAGGAAAATGGAGGTTCGTGAACGGGTCAAGACTCAGCTTGGTCGTGTCGAGGAAGAAACCAGACGTCTCGCCAACATCCGCGAGGTTTGTTTGATTcttgtcatttttttttcttttcaaaaacagaGCAACGATCCTCTGTTTCCAACTCTGTCTCTGGTAGATACTCTGTTTTATTTAGTTAACTAACTCGTAAATGACTTATTTATTGGCTAATTAAAATCAAGATCTTATATTTGTAAGCTAATGGGTTTGCATGTACTCTATTTGTTGAACAAATAACCAAGTTTTTGTAAGTTAAAAGCTAAGATTAAACTTGCAAAGCAGCTCTATGATCTGAACATGAACATtattagcttcttcttcttgttgggTTACAAGTCAAGGATTTTGACTTTTGTTGAAATGATGATTGTTTCAGGAGCTTGAGTCTATGGCAGATCCAATGAGGAAGGAAGTTTCTTGGGTGCGTAAGAAGATCGATAGCGTCAACAAAGAACTCAAACCATTAGGCGCAACAGTTCAAAAGAAGGTAAAACATATCTTTCACgagtaaaaaaaagttttggtcTTTACCAAACTCAAACTCAAAAATGGGACTATAAAATGTCAGCTCAATAGGTTTgggtatgatatatatatatttttaatgtgggTTGTTATGATGTTTGTGGATGACATGAAACAGGAAAGGGAGTACAAAGAAGCATTGGATACATTCAATGAGAAGAATCGTGAGAAAGTTCAGTTGCTCACCAAGCTAATGGAGGTTAGTTTTGAATTCTCGGTTTTAATTTCACTGAAGCAAAAGGAGTTGAACACATACACTAACCGGTgttggtttgtttgtttattctaAATTTCTCCCTGGGGAGGTGGGACAGTTGGTTGGAGAAAGCGAGAAGCTGAGGATGAAGAAGCTTGAGGAGCTTAGCATGAACATAGAAACCGAGTGATTCTCTATCTCACAGACATAAGACCAACCAGCGAAGAACTAATCTTATGGCTTATTAGGGTTATGTACTTATGTTATGGCTCTATttgatgtgtttttttatttgtcttttgtttttaagtGTTTTTAGTTTTCCAAAATGGTTTGTGGGTTGATTTGTAGAACTATGATGGGTGTTTATGTTTTTTGATTAACCATATTAGGGACGGCAAATGGGAGATAATGCTGAATGCTAAATGGTTTGTAAGTTtgaattactttttttttcttgttcattttcaaatattattttatttatttcagtttTTAGCTTTATTTTAATTTCGTTTCCCCCAACTAATTTCTTAGCTTTTTCACTTTTTTTGGAAAAGTAGCCCCTCGCCAACGAGCCTATGCTTTTGAAACTGAAACTGAAACTGAAACAAACTGACTTCCTGTCAAAGTCGTGGTGGTCTTGCTTGACTCACAATAGACGcaataataataacaaagtGGGGTTTGAACATTTCCCACCAACTCAAATGTTcaacatattaaaataacatcacTACATACATGATCTTTAGTAGGAACCCAACCCACACAGCTAATCAACAACATCCCTTTTACTTTGAATTAAATAGTAGATAGAATCATTTAATCGAAGTGGAACGATAGAAATATTCGTTCCCACAAACAAAGCAATGTGCTAATATATGTAGACTAACAAACTATTTGGTCGAATATGATCTGGAAAGCAAATGCTTTTATGTGATCTGGTGGAGAACACCATTAGATGTTGTTCTGATTACAGGTATTGCTATGTATATATGTTTGCCTTCGAATAGAGAAATCACTAAATGTCTCTTGGTAACACCTTCGGAGTAATAATGTTCATATATTCTTGACCACCGATTAAAGAATGTATTCGCAGATGAAAGGAAGAGCACAAAAGTTCAACAGAAATAACCTCAAATGGTCTTTTTATTTGGGCGTTTTTAAACCACTCATCATTCTAAAATTGAACACGCAACAGAAATCAAAACACAAATCGAAAAGCCGATAATGTCAAAGCAAAATGTAGAAGAAGCCCATAGAAATATATCGAGGGTGTTTAATGAGGACGTCACAGACGATTCTCTCAGTACTTGTAGTCCTTCACGTGAAGGCTCTCCGCGGCACCATCACCAAGCTTAGCATCACCTTTGTACGTTCCGAGTGTGGCTTCAGAGTTAGCCTTGCACCTCACATACAACGCCTCCTGAGCAGCCTTAACATTCTCCTCTTTACCTGCCCATGTCTTCAAAGTGCTCTGTTGCAACGCACGTCCGAACGAGAAAGACAACGACCATGGCTTCTTGGTCTTCAACTGGTTCATCGCGTTCAAGTTCTTGGTCGCCTCCTCCTCGCTCTGTCCACCAGACAAGAACACGATGGCTGGAACAGCTGCTGGTACCGTTCTCTGAAGAGCACGGACGGTGTGCTCAGCGATAACCTCTGGCGCAACCTTGGCACTGTCGGATCCAGGAGTGACCATGTTAGGCTTCAAGAGAGTTCCCTCGAGCAAAACGTGGTGGTCGCTAAGAGCCTTGTAGCAAGCTGCGAGGACACGCTCGGTGACGGCAGCACACTTGTGGATGTCATGGGATCCGTCGACAAGGATCTCAGGCTCAACGATTGGTACAAGACCGTTCTCCTGGCAGATAACAGCGTATCTAGCCAATCCGTAAGCGTTCTCGTGGATGGAAAGCTCTGATGGCTCGTTCTCCCCGATCTTGAGAACCGCACGCCACTTGGCGAAACGGGCACCGGCTTCGTAGTACTTCTTGCAACGCTCACCGAGACCGTCGAGACCCTGAGTGGTGGTCTCACCGTTGGTTCCAGCTAGCTCGACGGTACCCTTGTCGACTTTGATACCTGGGAGGACTCCTCCTTCCTTCAAGATATCAACGAAAAGCTTGCCTGtgttgaaa is part of the Raphanus sativus cultivar WK10039 chromosome 5, ASM80110v3, whole genome shotgun sequence genome and harbors:
- the LOC108857838 gene encoding uncharacterized protein LOC108857838 isoform X1, which translates into the protein MQSRDPAQPQNQHMVSFSFSSQMSREEEEMARSALSAFRAKEDEIEKRKMEVRERVKTQLGRVEEETRRLANIREELESMADPMRKEVSWVRKKIDSVNKELKPLGATVQKKEREYKEALDTFNEKNREKVQLLTKLMEVGQLVGESEKLRMKKLEELSMNIETE
- the LOC108857838 gene encoding uncharacterized protein LOC108857838 isoform X2; protein product: MQSRDPAQPQNQHMVSFSFSSQMSREEEEMARSALSAFRAKEDEIEKRKMEVRERVKTQLGRVEEETRRLANIREELESMADPMRKEVSWVRKKIDSVNKELKPLGATVQKKEREYKEALDTFNEKNREKVQLLTKLMELVGESEKLRMKKLEELSMNIETE
- the LOC108863280 gene encoding LOW QUALITY PROTEIN: fructose-bisphosphate aldolase 8, cytosolic (The sequence of the model RefSeq protein was modified relative to this genomic sequence to represent the inferred CDS: inserted 1 base in 1 codon), producing MSAFTSKFADELIANAAYIGTPGKGILAADESTGTIGKRLASINVENVETNRRALRELLFTXPGALPCLSGVILFEETLYQKSSDGKLFVDILKEGGVLPGIKVDKGTVELAGTNGETTTQGLDGLGERCKKYYEAGARFAKWRAVLKIGENEPSELSIHENAYGLARYAVICQENGLVPIVEPEILVDGSHDIHKCAAVTERVLAACYKALSDHHVLLEGTLLKPNMVTPGSDSAKVAPEVIAEHTVRALQRTVPAAVPAIVFLSGGQSEEEATKNLNAMNQLKTKKPWSLSFSFGRALQQSTLKTWAGKEENVKAAQEALYVRCKANSEATLGTYKGDAKLGDGAAESLHVKDYKY